From a region of the Haloferax volcanii DS2 genome:
- a CDS encoding DUF309 domain-containing protein has product MDDSLRAGVAIYNAGAYRAAHGAWESKWLSLERDTDDERFLHGLIQFTAAVHHARDGNDSGAVGLARSAREYLDGLADDYRGVDLAGVRESLARLEADPGVAADPPALRLDDRVVTYDDLDFDAVAVAAETLAEELDGYDESVVADAVGYAHEEVADGEQTQFTAMVFDFVRNEAQRGLVFQRLSEHVRRRRRREDDVSGLFD; this is encoded by the coding sequence ATGGACGATTCGCTTCGCGCAGGCGTCGCCATCTACAACGCGGGCGCGTACCGGGCGGCCCACGGCGCGTGGGAGTCGAAGTGGCTGTCGCTCGAACGCGACACCGACGACGAGCGGTTTCTCCACGGGCTTATCCAATTCACCGCGGCGGTCCACCACGCCCGCGACGGCAACGACTCCGGCGCGGTCGGCCTCGCTCGGAGCGCGCGGGAGTACCTTGACGGCCTCGCAGACGACTACCGCGGCGTCGACCTCGCCGGCGTTCGAGAATCTCTCGCGCGCCTCGAAGCCGACCCCGGCGTCGCCGCCGACCCGCCCGCGCTCCGACTCGACGACCGGGTCGTCACGTACGACGACCTCGATTTCGACGCCGTCGCGGTCGCGGCCGAGACGCTCGCGGAGGAACTGGACGGCTACGACGAGTCGGTCGTCGCCGACGCGGTCGGGTACGCCCACGAAGAGGTCGCCGACGGGGAACAGACGCAGTTCACGGCGATGGTGTTCGACTTCGTGCGGAACGAAGCCCAGCGCGGACTGGTGTTTCAGCGATTGAGCGAGCACGTCCGCCGGCGGCGACGCCGCGAAGACGACGTGAGCGGCCTGTTCGATTGA
- the azf gene encoding NAD-dependent glucose-6-phosphate dehydrogenase — protein MDQPVLLTGAGGRVGQAILGHIGDAYDWRLLDREPLSDEKIPDSVDSTEVYVADVTDETAVRNAMDGVHAVIHLAGDPRPEAPWDSVLRNNIDGTQQMFDAAVDVGVEKFAFASSNHAVGAYETTDRTPDMYRPHHEFRLDGTELPRPSNLYGVSKAAGETLGRYYHDHHDISVVNVRIGNLTQHHPPKEYERGQAMWLSYRDCGHLFECCIEADYDYEIVYGISDNDRKYYSIDRARAVLGYDPQDNSAEFTFEGEPLDEA, from the coding sequence ATGGACCAGCCGGTTTTGCTGACGGGGGCTGGCGGGCGCGTCGGCCAGGCGATACTAGGGCACATCGGCGACGCCTACGACTGGCGGCTGTTGGACCGCGAGCCACTCTCCGACGAGAAGATTCCCGATTCGGTCGACTCCACGGAGGTGTACGTCGCCGACGTCACCGACGAGACCGCCGTGCGAAACGCCATGGACGGCGTCCACGCCGTCATCCACCTCGCGGGCGACCCGCGTCCCGAAGCGCCGTGGGACAGCGTCCTGCGGAACAACATCGACGGCACCCAACAGATGTTCGACGCCGCGGTCGACGTCGGCGTCGAGAAGTTCGCGTTCGCCTCCTCGAACCACGCCGTCGGGGCGTACGAAACGACGGACCGGACGCCCGATATGTACCGCCCGCACCACGAGTTCCGACTCGACGGGACGGAACTACCGCGCCCGAGTAACCTCTACGGCGTGAGCAAGGCCGCCGGCGAGACGCTCGGCCGCTACTACCACGACCACCACGACATCTCGGTCGTGAACGTCCGCATCGGCAACCTCACTCAGCACCACCCGCCGAAGGAGTACGAACGCGGGCAGGCGATGTGGCTGTCGTACCGCGATTGCGGGCATCTCTTCGAGTGCTGTATCGAGGCCGACTACGACTACGAAATCGTCTACGGTATCTCCGACAACGACCGTAAGTACTACTCCATCGACCGCGCTCGGGCGGTGCTCGGCTACGACCCGCAGGACAACTCCGCCGAGTTCACCTTCGAGGGCGAACCGCTGGACGAAGCGTAG
- a CDS encoding rhamnogalacturonan acetylesterase, protein MSSESITVHLVGDSTMADKEAHERPETGWGMPFADRFDDAVTVANHARNGRSTRTFLEEGRWRPVARQLTETDYVFVQFGHNDEVPSKEQHTTEAAFVDNLRKFVGETREQGATPVFLTPIARRQFDDGGVPKDTHRAYADLTRTVALDRDVPLIDMDERTRALLAELGPDASTALYNHLEPGEHSNYPEGIADDTHFSEHGARRMADVVLGGVAELDLGLAAHVES, encoded by the coding sequence ATGTCGTCCGAGTCGATTACCGTCCATCTCGTCGGGGATTCCACCATGGCCGACAAGGAGGCGCACGAACGCCCGGAGACCGGGTGGGGAATGCCCTTTGCCGACCGCTTCGACGACGCCGTCACGGTGGCGAACCACGCCCGAAACGGTCGCAGCACCCGCACGTTTCTGGAAGAGGGTCGCTGGCGTCCCGTCGCCCGCCAGTTGACCGAGACCGACTACGTGTTCGTCCAGTTCGGCCACAACGACGAGGTGCCGTCGAAAGAACAGCACACGACCGAGGCGGCGTTCGTCGACAACCTCCGGAAGTTCGTCGGTGAGACGCGCGAACAGGGGGCGACGCCCGTGTTTCTCACGCCCATCGCGCGCCGCCAGTTCGACGACGGCGGCGTCCCGAAAGACACCCACCGCGCGTACGCCGACCTGACGAGAACCGTCGCGCTCGACCGCGACGTGCCGCTCATCGACATGGACGAGCGAACGCGGGCGCTCTTGGCTGAACTCGGCCCCGACGCGTCGACGGCGCTCTACAACCACCTCGAACCGGGCGAACACTCGAACTATCCGGAGGGAATCGCTGACGACACGCACTTCAGCGAGCACGGGGCGCGCCGCATGGCCGACGTGGTGCTCGGCGGGGTCGCAGAACTGGACCTCGGACTGGCCGCCCACGTCGAGTCCTGA
- the cca gene encoding CCA tRNA nucleotidyltransferase, translating to MTNSDLAAVVAAVRERIDPDEAERRALADAAAALESRVYDALADLPVDADALQVGSTARGTWLSGDRDIDLFVRFPADLDREELEAYGLEVGHAVLPDGHEEYAEHPYVKGDYDGFDVDLVPCYDVPSASDIRSAVDRTPFHNAYLTERLDDDLAADVRVFKRFLKGIDAYGSDLRTEGFSGYLAELLVVGHGGFEPLLRAAADWSPQVEFDPEDHGTRRFSDPLVVIDPTDPERNVAAVCSAENVARLQHYARDLLSDPRESLFFRPDPPALDADGVRSHLDRRGTTAVAVVFDCPDLVDDQLYPQLRKSLTGVADGLDRRGFDVFRRAAFADTDGEGQGEAALFAELSVAERPAVERHEGPPVHVRQHAEGFYGAYEDREDHYGPFLDGDRYVVEREREFTTAAGFLESDALFDVALGKHVESTLREDGYDVLVGGDVAALAEAFGAELGRYFAPRP from the coding sequence ATGACGAACTCGGACCTCGCCGCGGTCGTCGCCGCGGTCCGCGAGCGCATCGACCCCGACGAGGCGGAGCGTCGGGCGCTCGCGGACGCCGCGGCGGCCCTCGAATCCCGCGTGTACGACGCCCTCGCGGACCTGCCGGTGGACGCCGACGCGCTGCAAGTCGGCAGCACCGCCCGCGGCACGTGGCTCTCGGGCGACCGCGACATCGACCTGTTCGTGCGCTTTCCGGCCGACCTCGACCGCGAGGAACTCGAAGCGTACGGCCTCGAAGTCGGTCACGCCGTCCTCCCCGACGGCCACGAGGAGTACGCCGAACACCCTTACGTGAAAGGCGACTACGACGGCTTCGACGTGGACCTCGTCCCCTGTTACGACGTGCCGTCCGCCTCGGACATCCGCTCGGCGGTCGACCGAACGCCGTTTCACAACGCCTACCTGACCGAGCGCCTCGACGACGACCTCGCGGCGGACGTTCGCGTCTTCAAGCGCTTCCTGAAGGGTATCGATGCCTACGGGAGCGACCTCCGAACCGAGGGGTTCTCGGGCTATCTCGCCGAGCTTCTCGTCGTCGGACACGGCGGCTTCGAACCGTTGCTCCGGGCGGCCGCCGACTGGAGCCCGCAGGTCGAGTTCGACCCGGAAGACCACGGAACGCGGCGGTTTTCCGACCCGCTCGTCGTCATCGACCCGACCGACCCCGAGCGGAACGTCGCGGCGGTCTGCTCGGCGGAGAACGTCGCCCGTCTCCAGCACTACGCTCGCGACCTGCTTTCCGACCCGCGGGAATCGCTGTTTTTCCGGCCCGACCCGCCGGCGCTCGACGCCGACGGCGTTCGGAGCCACCTCGACCGCCGCGGGACCACGGCCGTCGCCGTCGTCTTCGACTGCCCGGACCTCGTGGACGACCAGCTCTACCCGCAGCTGAGAAAGTCGCTGACCGGCGTCGCCGACGGCCTCGACAGACGCGGCTTCGACGTGTTCCGGCGGGCGGCGTTCGCCGACACCGACGGCGAGGGGCAGGGCGAAGCCGCCCTGTTCGCGGAACTCTCGGTGGCCGAGCGCCCGGCGGTCGAGCGCCACGAGGGGCCGCCGGTCCACGTCCGCCAGCACGCTGAGGGGTTCTACGGCGCGTACGAGGACCGCGAGGACCACTACGGACCGTTCCTCGACGGCGACCGCTACGTGGTCGAGCGCGAGCGCGAGTTCACCACGGCGGCCGGCTTCCTCGAAAGCGACGCGCTGTTCGACGTGGCCCTCGGAAAACACGTGGAATCGACGCTCAGAGAGGACGGATACGACGTGCTCGTTGGCGGCGACGTGGCCGCGCTCGCGGAGGCGTTCGGTGCCGAGTTGGGTCGCTACTTCGCGCCGAGGCCGTGA
- a CDS encoding histone, which produces MSVELPFAPVDAIIRQNAGELRVSAGAAEALARRIQDRGAELAIDAADRATADGRKTLMAEDFGVQQVVDRDELSLPIAPIDRIARLRIDDRYRVAMDARIALADILEDYAVNVADAAVKLAHHADRRTVQSEDIETYFSLFE; this is translated from the coding sequence ATGAGTGTCGAGCTACCGTTCGCCCCGGTAGACGCGATTATCCGGCAGAACGCAGGTGAGTTGCGAGTGAGCGCCGGCGCCGCCGAGGCGCTCGCCCGCCGGATTCAGGACCGCGGCGCGGAACTCGCGATAGACGCCGCCGACCGGGCGACGGCGGACGGTCGCAAGACGTTGATGGCCGAGGACTTCGGCGTTCAACAGGTCGTCGACCGCGACGAACTCTCCCTCCCTATCGCCCCCATCGACCGCATCGCCCGCCTCCGAATCGACGACCGCTACCGCGTCGCGATGGACGCTCGAATCGCCCTGGCCGATATCCTCGAAGACTACGCCGTCAACGTGGCGGACGCCGCCGTCAAACTCGCCCACCACGCCGACCGGCGGACGGTCCAATCCGAGGACATCGAGACCTACTTCTCCCTCTTCGAATAA
- a CDS encoding DUF7564 family protein, giving the protein MTQSPVCIRCGEQYLFTRAYKGNYCRDCHGSWAAKPRSEEAPRPRPQRSRTTSSVRRREDDERSPGLEPPYDEA; this is encoded by the coding sequence ATGACCCAGTCCCCGGTTTGTATCCGCTGCGGTGAGCAGTATCTGTTCACGCGGGCGTACAAAGGCAACTACTGTCGGGACTGCCACGGGTCGTGGGCCGCGAAGCCCCGGTCAGAGGAGGCGCCTCGCCCCCGTCCACAGCGGTCGCGCACGACCTCGTCGGTCCGCCGCCGCGAGGACGACGAGCGGTCGCCCGGCCTCGAACCGCCGTACGACGAGGCGTAA
- a CDS encoding histone deacetylase family protein, whose amino-acid sequence MQFGYSETCLDHDTGPRHPETADRLRAIRRGLAKRHGVEYVDASPAEKSTVAAVHDDGYVDEFHEFCRDGGGNWDPDTVAVEASWDAALTSAGLAEWAARAALDGDDGRNTPFSLGRPPGHHAVEDDAMGFCFFNNAAVAAQAVIDDGLAERVAIFDWDVHHGNGTQDIFYDRGDVFYTSIHEDGLYPGTGEVDETGEGDGEGSTLNVPLHAGAGDADYVYSFDEAIAPAVERFDPDLFIVSAGFDAHRHDPISRMRVSTEGYAMLTECVQELCEETDAAIAFVLEGGYGLDTLSEGVATVHETFDGRIAMDPEEDPDEKNVELVDDVRAAHGLGAK is encoded by the coding sequence ATGCAATTCGGCTACAGCGAAACGTGTCTCGACCACGACACCGGGCCGCGGCACCCCGAGACGGCCGACCGACTCCGGGCCATCCGGCGCGGGTTGGCGAAGCGCCACGGCGTCGAGTACGTCGACGCCTCGCCCGCCGAGAAATCCACTGTCGCGGCCGTCCACGACGACGGCTACGTCGACGAGTTCCACGAGTTCTGTCGCGACGGCGGCGGCAACTGGGACCCCGACACCGTCGCCGTCGAGGCGTCGTGGGACGCCGCGCTCACATCCGCCGGCCTCGCGGAGTGGGCCGCCCGCGCCGCGCTCGACGGCGACGACGGCCGCAACACGCCGTTTTCGCTCGGTCGCCCGCCGGGCCACCACGCCGTCGAGGACGACGCCATGGGCTTTTGCTTCTTCAACAACGCCGCCGTCGCCGCGCAGGCGGTCATCGACGACGGCCTCGCCGAGCGCGTCGCCATCTTCGACTGGGACGTTCACCACGGCAACGGCACGCAGGACATCTTCTACGACCGCGGCGACGTGTTCTACACGTCCATCCACGAGGACGGCCTCTACCCCGGCACGGGCGAGGTCGACGAGACCGGCGAGGGCGACGGCGAGGGGTCGACCCTCAACGTCCCGCTCCACGCCGGCGCGGGCGACGCCGACTACGTCTACTCGTTCGACGAGGCCATCGCGCCCGCCGTCGAGCGGTTCGACCCCGACCTGTTCATCGTGAGCGCCGGCTTCGACGCCCACCGCCACGACCCCATCTCGCGGATGCGCGTCTCCACCGAGGGCTACGCGATGCTCACCGAGTGCGTGCAGGAGCTCTGCGAAGAGACCGACGCCGCCATCGCCTTCGTCCTCGAAGGTGGCTACGGCCTCGACACGCTCTCCGAGGGCGTCGCGACCGTCCACGAGACGTTCGACGGCCGCATCGCCATGGATCCCGAGGAAGACCCCGACGAGAAGAACGTCGAGCTAGTCGACGACGTGCGCGCCGCTCACGGCCTCGGCGCGAAGTAG
- a CDS encoding single-stranded DNA binding protein encodes MGVIREVYDDLDTDVEFEEFEAAVNDKVEQMGGLADEETAAMLIAHELRDEEVNGIADIEPGMEDVKFLAKVVSIGEVRTFERDGEDEDGRVVNIEVADETGRIRVSLWDEMAAGAKENLEVGTVLRIGGRPKDGYNGVEVSASKVEEDLDAEVDVQVLDSYRVEDLALGLSDVNLEGKILDAGTVRTFDRDDGTEGRVSNLSVGDPTGRVRVTLWDERADLAEELEPGQSVEVVDGYVRERDGSLELHVGSRGAVEPIDEDIEYVPETTDIGSLELGQTVDIAGGVIEADGKRTFDRDDGSEGQVRNIRVKDGTGDIRVALWGEKADADVDLADYVVITDAEIKEGWQEDLEASAGWRSSVAVMDEAPEGAAGTDAGGSAPTPPSDEGLGAFSGDGSSDDTSAANGGSSSDASAAESTGEAVEFTGTVVQAGTPVILDDGTQTKTVDTDADLGLGDEVTVSGTETDGRISAESVEVHTGAQQ; translated from the coding sequence ATGGGCGTCATCCGGGAGGTCTACGACGACCTCGACACCGATGTCGAGTTCGAGGAGTTCGAAGCGGCGGTCAACGACAAGGTCGAACAGATGGGCGGCCTCGCCGACGAGGAGACGGCGGCGATGCTCATCGCCCACGAACTGCGCGACGAGGAGGTCAACGGCATCGCCGACATCGAACCCGGCATGGAGGACGTGAAGTTCCTCGCCAAGGTCGTCAGCATCGGCGAGGTTCGGACGTTCGAGCGCGACGGCGAGGACGAAGACGGGCGGGTCGTCAACATCGAGGTCGCCGACGAGACCGGTCGCATCCGCGTCTCGCTGTGGGACGAGATGGCCGCCGGCGCGAAGGAGAACCTCGAAGTCGGCACCGTCCTCCGCATCGGCGGTCGCCCGAAGGACGGCTACAACGGCGTCGAAGTCAGCGCCAGCAAGGTCGAAGAGGACCTCGACGCCGAGGTCGACGTGCAGGTGCTCGATAGCTACCGCGTCGAGGACCTCGCGCTCGGCCTCTCGGACGTGAACCTCGAAGGCAAGATTCTCGACGCCGGCACCGTGCGAACGTTCGACCGCGACGACGGCACCGAGGGCCGCGTCTCGAACCTCTCGGTCGGTGATCCGACCGGTCGCGTCCGCGTCACGCTCTGGGACGAGCGGGCGGACCTCGCCGAAGAACTCGAACCCGGCCAGTCGGTCGAGGTCGTCGACGGCTACGTCCGCGAGCGCGACGGCTCGCTCGAACTCCACGTCGGCTCCCGCGGCGCGGTCGAACCCATCGACGAGGACATCGAGTACGTCCCCGAGACGACCGACATCGGCTCGCTCGAACTCGGTCAGACGGTGGACATCGCCGGCGGCGTCATCGAGGCAGACGGGAAACGCACCTTCGACCGCGACGACGGCTCCGAGGGGCAGGTCCGAAACATCCGCGTCAAGGACGGCACCGGCGATATCCGGGTCGCCCTCTGGGGCGAGAAAGCCGACGCCGACGTGGACCTCGCGGACTACGTCGTCATCACCGACGCGGAGATAAAAGAGGGCTGGCAGGAGGACCTCGAAGCCTCCGCCGGCTGGCGGTCGTCCGTCGCCGTGATGGACGAGGCACCCGAGGGCGCGGCCGGCACCGACGCCGGCGGGTCGGCACCGACGCCGCCCAGCGACGAAGGCCTCGGCGCGTTCTCCGGCGACGGGTCGTCCGACGACACGTCCGCCGCGAACGGCGGGTCCTCGTCGGACGCGTCCGCGGCCGAGTCCACCGGCGAGGCGGTCGAGTTCACCGGGACGGTCGTACAGGCCGGGACGCCGGTCATCCTCGACGACGGCACGCAGACCAAGACCGTCGACACCGACGCCGACCTCGGCCTCGGCGACGAGGTGACCGTCTCCGGGACGGAGACCGACGGCCGCATCAGCGCCGAGTCGGTCGAAGTCCACACTGGCGCACAGCAGTAG
- a CDS encoding ABC transporter substrate-binding protein, with amino-acid sequence MLHGWTGGDGAAAAEALEAAFNEAYPDVGLDMNPIGGGGNQNLDAVVANRLQSDDPPGAFANWPGPNLLRYEGVLGSVDDVWEENNFEEVMIDEAVELHQQGGSYRAVPLGSHRLNCLFYNVSVVDEAGIDVDSLNSPSALIDAFETVQSETDAVPMTHAMSGTWTTTQLWGAVMLAVNGYQPYMDFLNGEGSESAVRSAFETTAEMLENYISDDAASLNLTASNQNIINGNAAFIHQGNWAAGAFRNAENFAYDEDWGFKTFPGTEGMYTLHMDSFLYPADNPTPEASKTWAAFVGSPEAQIAFNQYKGSIPTRTDVSMEEFGPYLQETAEDFANAEYRPPNLQHGLGVPSETMTALNEVISSEFTGPYNVDAATQGFLDAVSN; translated from the coding sequence GTGCTTCACGGCTGGACCGGCGGCGACGGCGCCGCGGCAGCTGAAGCGCTCGAAGCGGCGTTCAACGAGGCCTATCCCGATGTCGGCCTCGACATGAACCCCATCGGCGGCGGCGGGAATCAGAACCTCGACGCCGTCGTGGCGAACCGGCTCCAGAGCGACGACCCGCCGGGCGCGTTCGCCAACTGGCCGGGTCCGAACCTCCTCCGCTACGAGGGCGTCCTCGGCAGCGTCGACGACGTCTGGGAGGAGAACAACTTCGAGGAAGTAATGATCGACGAGGCGGTCGAGCTTCACCAGCAGGGCGGCAGCTATCGAGCCGTTCCGCTCGGTTCGCACCGCCTGAACTGCCTGTTCTACAACGTCTCGGTCGTCGACGAGGCGGGCATCGACGTCGACTCGCTGAACAGTCCCTCGGCGCTCATCGACGCGTTCGAGACGGTCCAAAGCGAGACCGACGCGGTTCCGATGACCCACGCGATGTCCGGGACGTGGACGACGACGCAGCTGTGGGGCGCCGTGATGCTCGCCGTGAACGGCTACCAGCCGTACATGGACTTCCTCAACGGAGAGGGCTCCGAGAGCGCGGTTCGCTCGGCCTTCGAGACGACTGCGGAGATGCTCGAAAACTACATCTCCGACGACGCGGCGTCGCTCAACCTCACCGCGTCGAACCAGAACATCATCAACGGCAACGCCGCCTTCATCCATCAGGGTAACTGGGCGGCTGGTGCGTTCCGGAACGCCGAGAACTTCGCGTACGACGAAGACTGGGGCTTCAAGACGTTCCCCGGCACGGAGGGCATGTACACGCTCCACATGGACTCGTTCCTCTACCCGGCCGACAACCCGACGCCGGAGGCGTCGAAGACCTGGGCGGCGTTCGTCGGCAGCCCCGAAGCGCAGATCGCGTTCAACCAGTACAAGGGCTCGATTCCGACGCGAACCGACGTGAGCATGGAAGAGTTCGGACCGTACCTCCAGGAGACCGCCGAAGACTTCGCCAACGCGGAGTACCGTCCGCCGAACCTCCAGCACGGCCTCGGTGTCCCCTCCGAGACGATGACGGCGCTCAACGAAGTCATCTCCTCGGAGTTCACCGGCCCGTACAACGTCGACGCCGCGACGCAGGGGTTCCTGGACGCGGTCTCGAACTGA
- a CDS encoding dihydroneopterin aldolase family protein, translated as MVTDPQTACFEAGIKFGTLYHQFAGTPVSPDSARSLERAMAEAIENQPHCESVSVHILDDALDAELAGSTADYTELTGRFMEVEMEIDYEGVRVRTEMEMEDGYPLMKIVSVE; from the coding sequence ATGGTCACAGACCCGCAGACGGCCTGCTTCGAGGCGGGCATCAAGTTCGGGACGCTCTATCACCAGTTCGCCGGCACGCCGGTTTCGCCCGACAGCGCCCGGAGCCTCGAACGGGCCATGGCCGAGGCCATCGAGAACCAACCGCACTGCGAGTCGGTCTCCGTCCACATTCTCGACGACGCGCTGGACGCCGAACTCGCCGGGTCGACCGCCGACTACACGGAACTCACGGGGCGGTTCATGGAAGTCGAGATGGAAATCGACTACGAGGGCGTCCGCGTCCGGACCGAAATGGAAATGGAAGACGGCTACCCGCTGATGAAAATCGTGTCGGTTGAATGA
- a CDS encoding helix-turn-helix domain-containing protein, translating to MRYTTLRLGWDDTELHPLTEAFTDDAGVTIESLHYVNSVDDGGYTELSRLRGDLDAAREILDSISEVRAFDVSAAGIAYIHYESSPLMDRLLAVVFDHAVVLTWPVTFARPNGNLSAQLTLLGTEDALSHAIATIPAEIDVSLVRTGRYEASVHDPLSSLTDRQREVLDVAVRAGYYEVPREATHREIAAELAVAPGTVSEHLQRIEANLVSALVGATGADGEP from the coding sequence ATGAGATACACCACACTGCGGCTCGGCTGGGACGACACCGAACTGCACCCGTTGACAGAAGCGTTCACCGACGACGCGGGCGTCACCATCGAGTCACTCCACTACGTGAATTCGGTCGATGACGGCGGCTACACCGAACTGAGTCGCCTCCGGGGCGACCTCGACGCGGCGCGGGAGATCCTCGATTCGATTTCCGAAGTCCGGGCGTTCGACGTCTCTGCTGCTGGTATCGCGTATATCCACTACGAGTCGTCGCCGCTCATGGACCGACTGCTGGCGGTCGTCTTCGACCACGCAGTCGTCCTCACGTGGCCGGTCACCTTCGCCCGGCCGAACGGAAACCTCTCGGCGCAACTCACGTTGCTCGGCACCGAGGACGCACTGAGCCACGCGATTGCGACCATCCCGGCCGAAATCGACGTCTCGCTCGTTCGCACCGGCCGATACGAGGCGTCTGTCCACGACCCGTTGTCGTCGCTCACAGACCGCCAACGCGAGGTTCTCGACGTCGCAGTCCGGGCTGGCTACTACGAGGTCCCCCGAGAAGCGACACACCGGGAAATCGCCGCCGAACTCGCCGTGGCACCCGGCACTGTGAGTGAGCATCTGCAACGAATCGAAGCCAATCTCGTGTCGGCACTGGTCGGTGCGACCGGAGCCGACGGCGAGCCGTAA
- a CDS encoding ISH3 family transposase has protein sequence MSNNQQTDDEIHEDQLLNFLVNSLDEEVALSLAENAELDAEDIYEVLVGACADGTSVSTLCERSEDAPHENSVLYHLRTKFGLETLEQVGNMLLQKDVLDVLPQQVEVCADLHLRPYYGDEDDTDGLYHSQAKRGTTAFHAYATLYARVKNKRYTLAVRRLEDGDTASSVLAEFLGILDGLDLGVKAVYLDREFYDSKCLTLLQAHNHAYVMPIVRWGRTIKQELSEGWSRVIQHSLTAKLDGHSWTVEFPVYIDCTYQNGRYDEHGVARHGYAADAPFIDSPRDARYHYAKRFGIEASYRLSEQSIATTSTQNPVVRLLYVVVSLLLQNVWRYLHWEYVATPRRGGRRLWEWSFKEFINMVRRAAWTALAVRRAVPANRPPDDRFSR, from the coding sequence GTGTCCAACAACCAGCAAACAGACGATGAAATCCACGAGGACCAGCTCCTTAACTTCCTCGTCAACTCTCTTGACGAGGAAGTTGCTCTCTCACTCGCTGAAAACGCTGAACTCGATGCTGAAGACATCTACGAGGTCCTCGTCGGCGCCTGCGCCGACGGGACCTCGGTCTCAACGCTCTGTGAGAGAAGCGAAGATGCACCCCACGAAAACTCCGTTCTCTACCATCTCCGCACTAAATTCGGTCTAGAAACGCTCGAACAGGTTGGCAACATGCTCCTCCAGAAAGACGTTCTCGACGTCCTTCCCCAGCAGGTGGAGGTCTGCGCAGACCTCCACCTGCGGCCCTACTACGGCGACGAAGACGATACAGACGGCCTGTATCACTCACAAGCGAAGCGTGGAACCACCGCGTTTCACGCGTACGCGACGCTGTACGCACGCGTGAAGAACAAACGCTACACGCTGGCGGTGCGCCGTCTCGAAGACGGCGACACCGCCAGCAGTGTCCTCGCAGAGTTCCTCGGTATTCTCGACGGCCTTGACCTCGGTGTCAAGGCCGTCTATCTTGACCGCGAATTCTACGACAGCAAGTGTTTGACGCTGCTTCAGGCGCACAACCACGCCTACGTCATGCCGATCGTCCGCTGGGGACGGACGATCAAGCAAGAACTCTCAGAAGGGTGGAGTCGCGTGATTCAGCACAGTCTGACAGCGAAACTCGACGGTCACAGCTGGACCGTCGAGTTTCCCGTCTACATCGACTGTACCTACCAAAACGGACGGTACGACGAACATGGGGTGGCGCGTCACGGCTACGCCGCTGACGCGCCGTTCATCGACTCACCACGGGACGCTCGATACCACTACGCGAAACGCTTCGGTATCGAGGCAAGCTATCGACTCTCCGAGCAAAGTATCGCGACGACCTCGACACAAAATCCGGTCGTACGGCTGTTGTACGTCGTGGTGAGCCTGCTGTTACAGAACGTCTGGCGGTATTTGCACTGGGAGTACGTGGCGACGCCCCGCCGTGGGGGGCGTCGCCTCTGGGAGTGGTCGTTCAAGGAGTTCATCAATATGGTCCGTCGAGCAGCGTGGACGGCCCTCGCGGTGCGTCGGGCCGTCCCCGCGAACCGACCACCAGACGACCGGTTTAGCCGGTAA